A single genomic interval of Melitaea cinxia chromosome 18, ilMelCinx1.1, whole genome shotgun sequence harbors:
- the LOC123662079 gene encoding anaphase-promoting complex subunit 2: MTSKSDELKAYWNKINYAFPILNDTLFTECTAVEYEEIQQIIIGLGIQIKIRDLVFVHIEKYLRQHVAPSFWAKFIKAETEVKGFQLFKSAVNDLYESASNLLPMLSNLTILCNSCCDNKLIYGERDVTSGFKQLLRATLLSQLPLDFHVIINHFYKVSFNVFDNEYENSDMSEDVMCSGCWNEYSDCNCAYIVKVFHDTNRKLMELQLLERLAGQVLTNFIQMRIETHIQKHCSGTFDVSHIGFLENWLDTTVMSWLTRIYCAGSSKPPSDDKHVMNAISKFKQKLCYYLYHSYTKLRIDQLFNIIIEYPDSQPAVDDLKLCLDKTDLRPTLCKKLQGALETRLLHPGVNTPDILTAYISTIRTLRHLEPSGVILEAVTKPVRSYLRNREDTVRSVVSSLTEDGAGSELAEELAKYATENDDENEKEEAWDEWVPDPVDADPKVSPNDRKANDIISMLVNVYGSKELFVNEYRTLLADRLLAQSVINTEKEIRYLELLKLRFGESQLHFCEVMLKDVSDSKRINALIQQDKNFEGLSDNFTSNAMILSAQFWPPFKDESLELPEEIKQHFDAYTKAYEALKGNRTLSWKPHLGNVNIEIEIGEKKLDLTVSPFNATLIMYFQNKPEWSLDELHQIMKVPITILRRKITFWQSLGIIAEKSSDFYVLIDGTDVNKSNVAVNQVQEMICEDEESESVMASAHDQREDELQVFWSYIVGMLTNLDSLSLERIHQMLKMFASQAPGTECSLQELRQFLDIKVRTHQLVLQAGMYKLPRS, translated from the coding sequence atGACATCGAAAAGTGATGAATTAAAAGCTTAttggaataaaattaattatgcttTTCCGATTCTAAATGATACGCTATTTACCGAGTGCACTGCTGTTGAATATGAAGAAATTCAACAAATTATCATTGGTTTAgggattcaaataaaaatacgagACTTAGTTTTCGTTCATATTGAAAAGTATCTCCGACAACACGTAGCACCTTCTTTTTGGGCAAAATTCATAAAAGCTGAAACAGAAGTCAAAGGATTCCAGTTATTCAAGTCAGCAGTAAACGATCTTTACGAGTCAGCATCAAACTTATTACCTATGCTGTCAAACCTTACAATCCTGTGTAATAGTTGTTGTGATAATAAGCTGATATATGGTGAAAGGGATGTAACCTCGGGGTTTAAACAACTTCTAAGAGCTACTCTACTATCTCAACTTCCTTTAGACTTTCATGtcataataaatcatttttataaagtatCTTTTAATGTGTTTGATAATGAGTATGAGAATTCAGACATGAGTGAAGATGTAATGTGTTCTGGTTGCTGGAATGAATATTCCGATTGTAATTGTGCTTACATTGTGAAGGTTTTCCATGACACAAATCGGAAACTTATGGAACTTCAGCTTCTCGAGAGATTGGCAGGACAggttttaacaaattttatacaGATGAGAATTGAAACACACATACAAAAACATTGTTCTGGCACTTTTGATGTATCACACATTGGATTCCTGGAAAACTGGCTAGACACAACTGTAATGTCGTGGTTGACTCGGATATACTGTGCAGGTTCCTCAAAGCCACCTTCCGATGATAAGCATGTTATGAATGCTATttcaaaattcaaacaaaaattatgttattatttatatcacagCTATACAAAATTGAGAATAGAccagttatttaatattatcatagAATACCCAGACTCCCAACCAGCGGTAGATGACCTTAAGTTGTGTTTAGATAAGACTGATTTGCGTCCTACCTTATGTAAAAAGTTGCAAGGTGCATTGGAGACAAGATTATTACATCCCGGTGTAAACACTCCTGATATTCTAACAGCATATATTTCTACAATTAGAACTCTAAGACATTTGGAGCCATCTGGAGTCATTCTTGAAGCAGTTACAAAGCCAGTTCGAAGCTATTTAAGAAATCGAGAAGACACAGTGCGTAGTGTAGTTAGTAGTTTGACAGAAGATGGTGCTGGTAGTGAATTAGCTGAAGAATTAGCTAAGTATGCTACAgaaaatgatgatgaaaatgaaaaagaagAAGCGTGGGATGAGTGGGTTCCCGATCCTGTAGACGCAGATCCCAAAGTAAGCCCTAATGATAGAAAAGCAAACGACATCATATCTATGCTTGTTAATGTGTATGGCAGCAAGGAATTGTTTGTTAATGAATACAGGACACTTCTAGCTGATAGATTACTGGCTCAGAGCGTTATTAACACAGAAAAAGAGATAAGGTATTTGGAACTATTAAAACTAAGATTTGGGGAGTCACAGCTACATTTTTGTGAAGTGATGCTTAAAGACGTGTCAGATTCAAAAAGGATTAATGCACTTATACAACAGGATAAGAACTTTGAGGGTTTGAGTGACAATTTTACTTCAAATGCTATGATTTTATCGGCACAATTCTGGCCACCATTCAAAGATGAAAGTTTAGAGTTACCGGaggaaataaaacaacactTTGATGCTTACACAAAGGCATATGAGGCATTGAAGGGTAACAGAACATTAAGTTGGAAACCACATTTAGGTAAtgtaaatattgaaattgaaataggtgaaaaaaaattagatttaactGTTTCTCCATTCAATGCAACATTGATaatgtattttcaaaataaacccGAATGGTCACTAGATGAATTGCATCAAATTATGAAAGTGCCCATAACtatattaagaagaaaaataacattttggCAGTCTCTAGGCATTATTGCAGAGAAAAGTAGCGATTTCTATGTACTTATTGATGGAACAGATGTAAATAAATCTAATGTTGCTGTCAACCAAGTCCAAGAGATGATATGTGAAGATGAGGAATCAGAGAGTGTAATGGCATCTGCACATGACCAAAGAGAAGATGAATTACAAGTTTTCTGGTCATATATTGTTGGGATGTTAACTAATTTGGACTCTTTGTCTTTAGAGCGAATACAtcaaatgttaaaaatgtttgccTCCCAAGCTCCTGGCACCGAATGCAGCCTTCAAGAATTGAGACAATTTCTAGACATAAAAGTCCGTACCCATCAGCTTGTTTTACAAGCCGGAATGTATAAATTGCCTAGGtcttaa